The Marinobacter halotolerans genome includes a window with the following:
- a CDS encoding TIGR04282 family arsenosugar biosynthesis glycosyltransferase, protein MRNKSAEAALVMQFAKWPERGRVKTRLMPELGEQGALAAHVALSLAVLERLCASGYEVRFLWDRSLPETPQPAGPIIERIQALGVKQGTQQGDVLGERMEAALAQGLAEFPKALIVGSDCPSVDPGYVQQAVQALETADVVLGPSDDGGYVLIGARTHRPGMLDRISWGTDQALEQTIARLAEVGLSCAQLPPRWDVDEPGDWQRFVDQFPGDCSLT, encoded by the coding sequence ATGCGAAATAAGTCAGCGGAAGCGGCACTGGTTATGCAGTTTGCCAAGTGGCCGGAGCGCGGTCGAGTGAAAACCCGCCTGATGCCGGAATTGGGCGAGCAGGGCGCCCTGGCGGCCCACGTTGCCCTGAGCCTGGCGGTGCTGGAACGGCTTTGCGCCAGTGGTTATGAGGTTCGGTTCCTGTGGGATCGATCGCTGCCCGAAACGCCGCAGCCAGCCGGGCCCATTATTGAACGCATACAGGCCCTTGGCGTTAAGCAGGGCACCCAGCAGGGGGATGTGTTGGGTGAGCGAATGGAGGCGGCGCTAGCACAGGGGCTGGCGGAGTTCCCCAAAGCGCTGATTGTGGGCAGTGACTGCCCTTCCGTGGACCCAGGCTACGTGCAGCAGGCGGTTCAGGCGCTGGAAACCGCTGATGTGGTGCTCGGACCTTCGGACGACGGCGGCTATGTGCTCATTGGCGCGCGCACCCATCGGCCCGGCATGCTGGACAGGATAAGCTGGGGCACCGATCAGGCCCTGGAACAGACCATCGCCCGGCTGGCCGAGGTCGGCCTGTCCTGTGCCCAGCTACCACCGCGATGGGATGTCGATGAGCCCGGGGACTGGCAGCGGTTTGTTGACCAGTTCCCGGGCGACTGCTCTCTTACCTGA
- a CDS encoding TIGR04283 family arsenosugar biosynthesis glycosyltransferase translates to MPHRFSLSVIIPVWREAGAIESTLSGLQALRALGHEIIVVDGGSDDDTARLAGPLCDRVVVSELGRAVQMNAGADVALGDVLLFLHADTRLPASAVSRLSEFAESDAAWGRFDVRLTGRRRLFRVIGWFMSQRSRLTGIATGDQAIFARRSVFEKMGGFAPVPLMEDVELSSRLKQVSRPFCISDPVITDSRRWQKNGPWRTVFLMWRIRWRYWRGASPESLAKLYRADVRNAK, encoded by the coding sequence TTGCCGCACCGCTTTTCATTGAGTGTGATTATTCCCGTCTGGCGCGAAGCCGGCGCTATCGAGTCAACGCTGTCCGGGTTGCAGGCGCTGCGTGCGCTTGGCCACGAAATCATTGTGGTGGATGGTGGCAGTGACGATGACACGGCGCGGCTGGCTGGTCCGCTTTGCGATCGGGTGGTGGTTTCGGAGCTGGGCCGGGCCGTGCAGATGAATGCCGGAGCTGATGTCGCGCTTGGCGATGTTCTGCTGTTTCTCCACGCGGATACGCGTCTTCCCGCCAGCGCAGTTTCCCGCCTCTCTGAATTCGCCGAATCCGACGCTGCCTGGGGCCGGTTCGATGTGCGCCTTACCGGCCGACGCCGGCTGTTTCGGGTAATTGGCTGGTTCATGAGCCAGCGGTCGCGGCTGACCGGTATCGCCACCGGCGACCAGGCAATCTTTGCGCGCCGGTCGGTGTTCGAGAAAATGGGTGGCTTTGCGCCCGTACCCTTGATGGAAGATGTGGAACTGTCCTCGCGCTTGAAGCAGGTTTCCCGGCCTTTCTGCATTTCCGATCCGGTAATCACGGACAGTCGTCGCTGGCAGAAAAATGGGCCCTGGCGTACGGTCTTTTTGATGTGGCGGATACGCTGGCGATACTGGCGGGGCGCATCCCCGGAGTCGCTGGCAAAACTTTATCGGGCGGATGTACGCAATGCGAAATAA
- a CDS encoding spermine/spermidine synthase domain-containing protein — protein MARFTEIGTATIPGNGTQLRLLQRNEEFSIKIAGTTGELMNSRVHGSEDALATLACERIAEQPSPRVLIGGLGMGFTLAAALAALGKDAQVTVAELVPEVETWNRGPLGAAAGNPLNDPRAIVQIGDVAEILKKSDGQWDAILLDVDNGPEGLTRKENNWIYSTAGIAAAQKALRPDGVLAYWSAGPEHSFTERLRGAGFSVEPVTVRGLRPGKGAYHIIWLAW, from the coding sequence ATGGCCCGTTTTACCGAAATCGGCACTGCAACGATCCCCGGCAACGGTACGCAGCTGCGTTTGTTGCAGCGCAATGAGGAATTTTCCATCAAGATTGCCGGCACTACCGGCGAGTTGATGAACAGCCGGGTTCATGGGTCAGAAGATGCACTTGCAACCCTGGCCTGCGAGCGTATTGCAGAGCAACCGTCACCCCGGGTTCTGATCGGCGGACTGGGTATGGGCTTTACGCTGGCTGCGGCACTGGCGGCGCTGGGCAAAGACGCTCAGGTGACAGTAGCCGAGCTGGTTCCTGAGGTGGAGACCTGGAATCGCGGCCCGCTGGGGGCAGCGGCTGGCAACCCACTCAACGACCCCAGAGCGATTGTGCAAATCGGGGATGTGGCTGAAATCCTAAAAAAGAGCGACGGCCAATGGGATGCCATTCTTCTGGACGTCGACAATGGCCCAGAAGGGCTGACAAGAAAGGAAAACAACTGGATCTACTCAACAGCGGGTATCGCTGCAGCCCAGAAAGCCCTGCGACCAGACGGCGTTTTGGCCTACTGGTCCGCCGGGCCAGAGCATTCCTTTACAGAGAGACTGCGCGGGGCCGGGTTCTCGGTAGAGCCCGTTACCGTCCGTGGCCTGCGCCCCGGTAAAGGCGCCTACCATATTATCTGGCTGGCCTGGTAA
- a CDS encoding SDR family oxidoreductase, producing the protein MADKPVILITGASSGIGAETARAAAKQGYRLVLAARSQDKLAGLRDELGGESNVLTVQCDVQSGEDQQNLVSQALKTFGRIDAVFANAGRGGEPGGFSAADPDVWKDMILTNILGVGLTIQHCLPALRESRGHLLLTGSAAGRTTIPGSMYSATKWAVSAIGYGVREELRGSGIRVTLIEPGMVDTPFFDSPPAHALKPEDVANAVMYAVVQPAHVDVNEILVRPTPLVE; encoded by the coding sequence ATGGCAGACAAACCCGTAATTCTGATAACCGGTGCTTCCTCGGGTATTGGTGCGGAAACCGCACGGGCGGCCGCGAAACAGGGCTATAGGCTGGTGCTGGCGGCGCGTTCGCAGGACAAGCTTGCCGGCCTTCGCGATGAACTCGGTGGTGAGAGCAACGTGCTAACCGTTCAGTGCGATGTGCAAAGTGGAGAGGACCAGCAGAATTTGGTGAGCCAGGCACTGAAAACCTTCGGGCGCATTGACGCAGTATTCGCCAATGCCGGCCGCGGCGGAGAGCCGGGTGGCTTTAGCGCGGCCGATCCGGATGTGTGGAAGGACATGATCCTGACCAATATTCTGGGTGTCGGCCTGACCATCCAGCATTGCCTCCCGGCACTGCGGGAAAGTAGGGGGCACCTGCTGCTGACCGGCTCGGCGGCTGGGCGAACCACCATCCCCGGTTCGATGTACAGCGCCACCAAGTGGGCAGTGTCTGCCATCGGCTATGGCGTTCGCGAAGAGCTTCGGGGGTCAGGTATCCGTGTCACGCTGATTGAGCCAGGCATGGTGGATACGCCCTTCTTTGATTCGCCGCCCGCTCATGCACTTAAACCGGAGGATGTGGCCAACGCCGTCATGTACGCTGTGGTTCAGCCTGCTCACGTGGATGTGAACGAAATTCTTGTGCGGCCAACACCTTTGGTTGAATAG
- a CDS encoding patatin-like phospholipase family protein: MENGFRALVVEGGAMRGIFAAGVLDAFLERDYHPFHRAYGVSAGATNLVGYLAGDHGRSRQIITGHACQPDFIDWKRFARGGHLCDVGWLWQQSFKDVPLSLGNYLNGTTELWVTTTSAVTGKPCYFRVNEQNLHEVVTASCSIPIAYRDYPQVNGEPMTDGGLADAIPVVKAYEDGARDITVVLSRPAGYRKKPQKFPFVPKRLFRDYPALAEVSLRRAERYNATLSFIENPPEDCTVHVIAPTSAFAVGRLTRNPKLLDDGYQEGHEAGLSYLDQLNPAH, encoded by the coding sequence ATGGAGAACGGATTCAGAGCTTTGGTGGTTGAAGGTGGCGCCATGCGGGGTATTTTTGCGGCGGGCGTTCTTGATGCTTTCCTGGAACGCGACTACCACCCGTTCCATAGAGCCTATGGTGTTTCGGCAGGCGCCACGAATCTGGTGGGGTATCTGGCAGGAGATCATGGTAGAAGCCGGCAAATCATCACCGGTCACGCCTGCCAGCCGGATTTTATTGACTGGAAGCGCTTTGCCCGCGGCGGTCACCTGTGTGACGTTGGGTGGCTCTGGCAGCAGTCGTTCAAGGATGTGCCCCTGAGCCTGGGGAACTACCTGAACGGGACAACCGAACTATGGGTGACCACCACATCGGCCGTGACCGGGAAGCCCTGTTATTTCCGGGTGAACGAACAGAACCTGCATGAAGTGGTCACTGCCTCCTGCTCTATCCCCATTGCCTACCGGGATTACCCGCAAGTCAATGGCGAACCGATGACAGACGGCGGCCTGGCCGATGCCATTCCAGTGGTAAAGGCCTACGAGGACGGTGCCCGGGACATTACCGTGGTGCTGTCACGCCCTGCCGGCTACCGTAAAAAACCACAGAAGTTTCCCTTCGTGCCCAAGCGTCTGTTCCGGGACTATCCTGCCCTTGCCGAGGTCTCTCTGCGTCGGGCAGAACGCTACAACGCCACCCTGTCTTTCATCGAGAACCCGCCCGAAGACTGCACCGTCCATGTTATCGCTCCGACCAGCGCTTTTGCCGTTGGCCGGCTGACGCGAAACCCGAAGCTACTGGACGATGGATATCAGGAGGGACACGAGGCCGGGCTCAGCTATCTTGATCAGCTGAACCCGGCCCATTAG
- a CDS encoding universal stress protein yields the protein MTIENREDGAPESLQPLQVVACIDGSEAALAVCDYSAWASQRMGAPLMLLHVLDEEKYPARTDMSGSIGLGSREQLQEELVSLDQERSKLALKHGHVLLDEAEKRVLADGMDKATKRQRHDDLASSLVELESDSQLFVMGLHGESSAAAGRHVGSQLETVIRSVHRPILMVPDEYVQPRSAMLAFDGSATAFRSIELLSATPVFHGMPLHLVLVGADTAEHQEQLKRAERLLSDQGSEIHPAIRQGDVEQTLHAYQEEHNIDILIMGAYGHSRIRQFLVGSTTTRMLETAKKPLVILR from the coding sequence ATGACCATTGAAAACCGTGAGGACGGGGCTCCGGAATCCTTGCAACCATTGCAGGTTGTCGCTTGCATCGACGGCTCTGAGGCTGCACTTGCCGTGTGTGATTACTCTGCCTGGGCCAGCCAGCGCATGGGTGCCCCGCTGATGCTGCTACATGTACTGGACGAGGAAAAGTATCCTGCCAGAACCGACATGAGCGGCAGCATTGGCCTTGGCAGCCGCGAACAGCTTCAGGAAGAACTGGTCAGCCTGGATCAGGAGCGCAGCAAGCTTGCCCTGAAACACGGGCATGTGTTGCTGGACGAGGCGGAAAAGCGGGTTCTTGCCGACGGCATGGACAAAGCAACCAAACGCCAGCGTCACGATGATCTGGCCAGCTCACTGGTGGAGCTTGAGTCGGATTCCCAGCTATTCGTTATGGGCCTGCACGGTGAAAGCAGCGCCGCGGCGGGCCGGCACGTGGGCAGCCAGCTGGAAACGGTTATCCGCAGTGTTCACCGGCCCATCTTGATGGTGCCGGATGAATACGTTCAGCCCCGCAGTGCCATGCTTGCCTTTGATGGCAGTGCTACGGCGTTCCGTAGCATTGAACTGCTGTCCGCCACACCTGTGTTCCATGGTATGCCACTGCATCTGGTACTGGTGGGCGCCGACACCGCCGAGCATCAGGAACAGCTCAAGCGGGCAGAGCGGTTGCTGTCCGATCAGGGTTCCGAGATTCACCCGGCTATCCGGCAGGGGGATGTGGAGCAGACACTGCACGCCTATCAGGAAGAGCACAACATCGACATTCTGATCATGGGTGCCTATGGTCATTCCCGCATTCGCCAGTTCCTGGTGGGAAGCACCACCACCCGAATGCTGGAAACCGCTAAGAAACCGCTGGTGATACTCCGCTAA
- a CDS encoding SulP family inorganic anion transporter codes for MINSLKQNWLSNIRGDLLAGIVVALALIPEAIAFSIIAGVDPKVGLYASFCIAVVIAFVGGRPGMISAATGAMALLMVTLVKEHGLEYLLAATLLTGALQIVAGYLRLGSLMRFVSRSVVTGFVNALAILIFMAQLPELTNVTWHVYAMTAAGLGIIYLFPLLPLVGKILPSPLICIVALTAVAMVYNIDIRTVGDMGQLPDTLPIFLWPDVPLNLETLMIILPYSVGLTVVGLLESMMTATIVDDLTDTTSDRNRECKGQGIANIGSGLLGGMAGCAMIGQSIINVKSGGRTRLSTLTAGVFLLMMVLVLDQWLVQIPMAALVAVMIMVSIGTFSWASIKNLKEHPLSTNIVMVVTVIVVVATHNLAFGVLAGVLLAALFFANKIGHYMLVNSDYDEATDTRTYTVIGQVFFSSSEKFIESFDFKEATDNVVIDLSRAHFWDITAVGALDKAVVKFRREGADVEVIGLNEASATIVDRFGVHDKPDAVERLMAH; via the coding sequence ACAAAACTGGCTCTCCAACATACGCGGGGACCTCCTCGCCGGAATTGTGGTAGCCCTCGCCCTGATTCCCGAAGCCATTGCGTTCTCGATTATTGCCGGAGTGGACCCGAAGGTCGGGCTTTATGCCTCTTTCTGCATCGCCGTGGTGATCGCCTTTGTCGGAGGGCGCCCGGGAATGATCTCTGCGGCGACGGGCGCCATGGCGTTGCTGATGGTCACGCTGGTAAAGGAACATGGTCTTGAATATCTGCTGGCTGCGACCCTTTTGACCGGTGCGCTGCAAATTGTGGCCGGCTATCTCAGGCTTGGGTCGCTGATGCGGTTCGTGTCCCGATCGGTGGTGACGGGATTTGTGAACGCCCTGGCCATTCTGATTTTTATGGCCCAGTTGCCGGAGCTGACCAACGTAACCTGGCATGTGTACGCCATGACCGCTGCGGGCCTTGGTATCATCTACCTGTTTCCACTGCTTCCCCTGGTGGGCAAAATCCTGCCCTCGCCGCTGATCTGCATTGTGGCGCTTACGGCGGTCGCCATGGTCTACAACATTGATATTCGTACCGTGGGCGACATGGGTCAGCTGCCGGACACCCTGCCGATTTTTCTCTGGCCGGATGTACCGCTGAATCTGGAAACGCTGATGATTATCCTGCCTTATTCGGTCGGACTGACGGTGGTTGGTTTGCTGGAGTCCATGATGACAGCCACGATTGTGGATGACCTGACCGACACCACCAGTGATCGTAACCGCGAATGCAAAGGGCAGGGCATTGCCAATATCGGCTCGGGACTGCTGGGCGGCATGGCAGGCTGCGCGATGATTGGCCAGTCCATCATTAACGTTAAATCCGGTGGCCGCACCCGGCTCTCGACCCTGACCGCCGGTGTGTTCCTGCTGATGATGGTGCTGGTGCTGGACCAGTGGCTGGTACAGATTCCCATGGCGGCACTGGTGGCCGTAATGATCATGGTGTCCATCGGCACCTTCAGCTGGGCTTCAATCAAGAATCTGAAAGAGCACCCGCTCTCCACCAACATCGTCATGGTGGTTACGGTCATTGTTGTAGTGGCAACCCATAACCTAGCCTTTGGTGTACTGGCGGGCGTATTGCTGGCTGCGCTGTTCTTTGCCAACAAGATTGGCCACTACATGCTTGTGAATTCCGACTATGACGAGGCCACCGACACCCGCACTTACACGGTGATCGGCCAGGTCTTCTTCAGTTCGTCTGAGAAATTCATCGAATCCTTTGATTTTAAAGAAGCAACGGATAATGTGGTGATCGACCTCAGCCGGGCGCACTTCTGGGACATCACCGCTGTCGGCGCTCTGGACAAAGCGGTTGTGAAGTTCCGCCGCGAGGGCGCGGACGTGGAAGTGATCGGCCTGAACGAGGCCAGCGCAACCATTGTGGACCGCTTTGGCGTGCATGATAAACCCGATGCCGTTGAACGCTTGATGGCCCACTGA